One region of Acomys russatus chromosome 8, mAcoRus1.1, whole genome shotgun sequence genomic DNA includes:
- the Rtn4r gene encoding reticulon-4 receptor, which produces MKRASSGGSRLLAWVLWLQAWRVATPCPGACVCYNEPKVTTSCPQQGLQAVPAGIPPSSQRIFLHGNRISHVAAASFHSCRNLTILWLHSNALARIDATAFTGLTLLEQLDLSDNAQLRAVDPTTFRGLGHLHTLHLDRCGLQELGPGLFRGLAALQYLYLQDNNLQALPDNTFRDLGNLTHLFLHGNRIPSVPEHAFRGLHSLDRLLLHQNHVARVHPHAFRDLGRLMTLYLFANNLSMLPAEVLVPLRSLQYLRLNDNPWVCDCRARPLWAWLQKFRGSSSEVPCSLPPRLAGRDLKRLATSDLEGCAVVSGPFHPIQTSQLTDEELLNLPKCCQPDAADKASVLEPGRPASAGNALKGRVPPGDTPPANGSGPRHINDSPFGTLPGSAEPPLTALRPGGSEPPGLPTTGPRRRPGCSRKNRTRSHCRLGQAGSGSSAAGDAEGSGALPTLACSLAPLGLALVLWTVLGPC; this is translated from the coding sequence GAAGCCGGCTGCTGGCATGGGTGTTATGGCTACAGGCCTGGCGGGTAGCAACACCATGCCCCGGTGCTTGTGTGTGCTACAATGAACCCAAGGTGACAACAAGCTGCCCCCAGCAGGGCCTGCAGGCTGTACCTGCTGGCATCCCACCCTCCAGCCAGCGAATCTTCCTGCATGGCAACCGAATCTCTCACGTGGCAGCTGCCAGCTTCCACTCATGCCGAAACCTCACTATCCTATGGCTGCATTCTAATGCGTTGGCTCGGATTGATGCCACCGCCTTCACTGGTCTGACCCTCCTGGAGCAGCTAGACCTCAGCGACAATGCACAGCTTCGTGCCGTGGACCCCACCACGTTCCGTGGCCTGGGCCACCTGCACACACTGCACCTAGACCGATGCGGCCTGCAGGAGCTGGGTCCTGGCCTATTCCGGGGACTAGCAGCTCTGCAGTACCTCTACCTACAAGACAACAATCTACAGGCACTCCCTGACAACACCTTCCGTGACCTGGGCAACCTCACGCACCTCTTTTTGCATGGCAACCGTATCCCCAGTGTGCCCGAGCACGCTTTCCGTGGCCTGCACAGTCTTGACCGCCTCCTCTTACACCAGAACCATGTGGCTCGTGTGCATCCACATGCCTTCCGGGACCTTGGCCGCCTCATGACCCTCTATCTGTTTGCCAACAATCTCTCCATGCTGCCTGCAGAGGTCCTAGTGCCCCTGAGGTCTCTGCAGTACCTGCGACTCAATGACAACCCCTGGGTGTGTGACTGCCGGGCACGCCCACTCTGGGCCTGGCTGCAGAAGTTCCGAGGTTCCTCATCAGAGGTGCCCTGCAGCCTGCCCCCTCGCCTGGCAGGCCGTGATCTTAAGCGCCTGGCTACTAGCGACCTGGAGGGCTGTGCTGTGGTTTCGGGGCCCTTCCATCCAATCCAGACCAGTCAGCTCACTGATGAGGAGCTGCTGAacctccccaagtgctgccaGCCGGACGCTGCAGACAAAGCCTCGGTGCTGGAACCTGGGAGGCCAGCTTCTGCTGGAAATGCCCTCAAGGGACGTGTGCCTCCTGGTGACACTCCACCAGCCAATGGCTCAGGCCCACGGCACATCAATGACTCTCCATTTGGGACTTTGCCCGGCTCTGCAGAGCCCCCACTGACTGCTCTGCGGCCTGGGGGTTCTGAGCCACCAGGACTGCCGACCACTGGTCCCCGCAGGAGGCCAGGTTGTTCCCGAAAGAATCGCACCCGCAGCCACTGCCGTCTGGGCCaggcaggaagtggaagcagTGCGGCTGGTGACGCAGAGGGCTCAGGTGCCCTGCCTACTCTGGCGTGCAGCCTTGCTCCTCTGGGCCTTGCACTGGTACTTTGGACAGTGCTCGGGCCCTGCTGA